A single window of Neurospora crassa OR74A linkage group VII, whole genome shotgun sequence DNA harbors:
- a CDS encoding oxysterol binding protein, with amino-acid sequence MDHKSVSSRVRDLAKFLSTVKGDLSNITGPPHLLAPSSVVEVGHCWAQRPSVFAAPSLESDPEKRMLLVLRWFLIALRSQLYIGSTGSKSSSIRKPLNAFLGELFLASWTDAEKKCTTTLVSEQVSHHPPITAMHVSDAEHGIRSTGYARVEMTFNGTVNIRQVGNAVLHIDRFDEDYLIPLLDAKVRGILSGCMYPEVLGTYSIIGSSGYQAEVKFTGEGMIRGKRNSFEARVFHRDDPSKQTLYEVKGCWSEGGWTVRDPRMGETVEVYDIDAPENQPVPIVVDSLAEQDPWESRRAWDGVFRGMAEGDMRMVLNEKTRIEQAQRRMRVEEKERGIVWEPLFFKSVQPEEHEVFHRLTEGTGLKLLSERTKGVWKPDLERIKKAQRPFRLGVTPLGYC; translated from the exons ATGGATCACAAATCCGTCTCGTCTCGAGTACGAGACCTTGCCAAG TTCCTATCAACAGTCAAAGGCGACCTCTCCAACATCACCGGCCCGCCGCACCTTCTCGCCCCATCCTCCGTCGTCGAAGTAGGCCACTGCTGGGCCCAACGGCCCTCCGTCTTCGCCGCGCCCTCGCTCGAGTCCGACCCCGAAAAGCGCATGCTCCTCGTCCTGCGCTGGTTCCTCATCGCCCTGCGTAGCCAGCTCTACATCGGCTCTACTGGCtccaagagcagcagcatccgCAAACCGCTCAACGCCTTTTTGGGGGAGCTCTTCTTGGCGTCCTGGACCGACGCCGAGAAGAAATGCACCACCACGCTCGTCTCGGAGCAAGTCAGCCACCACCCGCCCATCACCGCCATGCACGTCAGCGACGCCGAGCACGGCATCCGCTCGACGGGGTACGCGCGCGTCGAAATGACGTTCAATGGCACCGTCAACATCCGCCAGGTCGGCAACGCCGTGCTGCACATCGATCGGTTTGACGAGGATTACCTGATCCCGCTGCTGGACGCCAAGGTCCGCGGGATCCTGTCCGGGTGCATGTACCCGGAGGTGCTGGGCACGTATTCCATTATTGGCAGCAGCGGGTACCAGGCCGAGGTCAAGTTTACAGGGGAGGGCATGATTCGGGGGAAGCGCAACTCGTTTGAAGCGCGCGTGTTCCATAGAGATGATCCCTCGAAACAGACGCTGTATGAAGTCAAGGGGTGCTGGAGCGAAGGAGGGTGGACGGTGCGCGATCCGCGCATGGGCGAGACGGTCGAGGTGTATGATATCGATGCGCCCGAGAACCAGCCGGTGCCGATTGTGGTTGATTCACTGGCCGAGCAGGACCCGTGGGAGTCGAGGAGGGCGTGGGACGGCGTGTTCAGGGGCATGGCGGAGGGGGATATGCGCATGGTGTTGAATGAGAAGACGAGGATCGAGCAAGCgcagaggaggatgagggttgaggagaaggagagggggaTTGTGTGGGAGCCTCTGTTCTTCAAGAGCGTGCAGCCCGAGGAACATGAGGTCTTTCATCGGTTAACGGAGGGGACGGGGCTGAAGTTGCTTAGTGAACGGACGAAGGGGGTGTGGAAGCCGGATTTGGAGAGGATCAAGAAAGCGCAGAGGCCATTTAGGCTGGGCGTTACACCTTTGGGGTACTGTTGA
- a CDS encoding sugar transporter, producing the protein MGLGLKLPTIYNVHLVAIIATLGGALFGFDISSMSAIVVTDQYLTYFNNPHDIIQGAIGSALAAGSVVGSAIAGPLSDKIGRRDSIFFACFFWLIGTSVQVACKNYGQLIAGRVLNGFTVGITSSQVPVYLAEIAKAEKRGSLVIIQQLAIEFGILIMYFIGYGCASIEGPASFRTAWGIQFIPCFFLMVGLPFLPRSPRWLAKVGRDQEAIAVLANIQADGNVDDPRVVAEWEEIVTVMNAEREAGKGWRKFVKNGMWKRTMAGMTVQAWQQLAGANVIVYYLTYIAQMAGLTGNVAMVTSGIQYAVFIIFTGVMWLFIDKTGRRTLLVYGALGMAFCHFVVGGVMGAHHDNVPDGVGGNANIVISVHKGAPANTVILFSYLLIVVYALTLAPVCWIYAAEVWSLGTRATGMSMAAMSNWVFNFALGMFTPPAFVNITWKLFIIFGVLCVTAAVWFWLFYPETCGKTLEEIEILFGDQGPKPWKTKKGESRLTAEIEAVKARKTVEHEIEVHEHEKV; encoded by the exons ATGGGGCTCGGGCTTAAGCTACCGACAATCTACAATGTCCACCTTGTGGCTATCATTGCCACCTTGGGTGGTGCACT CTTCGGCTTTGATATCTCCTCCATGTCCGCCATCGTCGTGACCGACCAATACCTCACCTACTTCAACAACCCCCATGATATCATCCAAGGAGCCATCGGCTCTGCCCTTGCTGCTGGCTCCGTCGTCGGTTCCGCCATCGCCGGTCCTCTTTCCGACAAGATCGGTCGTCGTGACTCCATCTTTTTCGCCTGCTTCTTCTGGCTCATTGGTACCTCCGTCCAGGTTGCCTGCAAGAACTATGGCCAGCTCATCGCCGGCCGTGTGCTCAACGGCTTTACCGTCGGCATCACTTCCTCCCAGGTTCCCGTGTACCTTGCCGAGATCGCCAAGGCAGAGAAGCGTGGTTCCTTGGTCATCATCCAGCAACTCGCCATCGAGTTTGGTATCTTGATCATGTACTTTATCGGCTACGGCTGTGCGTCGATCGAGGGCCCTGCTTCGTTCCGGACCGCTTGGGGCATTCAGTTTATCCCTTGCTTTTTCCTCATGGTCGGTCTTCCCTTCTTGCCTAGGTCGCCCAGATGGCTGGCCAAGGTCGGTAGGGACCAGGAGGCCATTGCTGTCCTGGCTAACATCCAGGCTGATGGCAACGTTGATGACCCGAGAGTCGTTGCTGAGTGGGAGGAGATTGTCACCGTTATGAACGCCGAGCGTGAGGCCGGTAAGGGATGGAGGAAGTTTGTCAAGAACGGCATGTGGAAGCGAACCATGGCTGGCATGACTGTACAGGCTTGGCAG CAACTCGCCGGCGCCAACGTAATCGTCTACTACCTAACCTACATCGCCCAAATGGCCGGACTCACAGGCAACGTCGCCATGGTAACCTCGGGCATCCAATACGCCGttttcatcatcttcaccgGCGTCATGTGGCTCTTCATCGACAAGACCGGTCGTCGCACCCTTTTAGTTTACGGCGCCTTGGGAATGGCCTTCTGCCACTTTGTCGTCGGCGGCGTCATGGGCGCGCACCACGACAACGTTCCGGACGGCGTCGGCGGCAACGCCAACATTGTCATTAGCGTGCACAAGGGCGCGCCCGCCAACACGGTCATCCTGTTCTCGTACCTGCTCATTGTCGTCTACGCCTTGACGCTCGCTCCCGTCTGCTGGATCTACGCCGCCGAGGTCTGGTCGTTGGGCACTCGCGCTACGGGCATGTCCATGGCTGCCATGTCCAACTGGGTGTTCAACTTTGCGCTGGGCATGTTCACGCCGCCGGCGTTTGTCAATATTACGTGGAAGCTGTTTATCATTTTCGGGGTGCTTTGCGTCACGGCGGCGGTCTGGTTCTGGTTGTTTTACCCGGAGACGTGTGGTAAGACGCTGGAGGAGATTGAGATCCTGTTTGGTGATCAGGGTCCTAAGCCgtggaagacgaagaagggcGAGTCGAGACTTACGGCGGAGATTGAGGCTGTCAAGGCGAGGAAGACGGTGGAGCACGAGATTGAGGTGCATGAGCATGAGAAGGTTTAG